One Lactobacillus sp. CBA3606 DNA segment encodes these proteins:
- the eis gene encoding enhanced intracellular survival protein Eis → MTENLRLTTDADREAFYQLYQYAFNNHDSPQRRQFFMARYQHGWIYGRHEQQQLVSGLYSLPMQVNFHGVTYPMHGIGDVMSAPEYSGRGGAGKLLTAALHDMAAQQVPLSYLAPFSYGYYRQFGYEQTFTHTEQVLPAANLPRLKPTDLSGTITRYGNDGIARINDFYAAQPINQRGGLIRSTWWCHYLTLKHDWSVAIYRNATNQIEGYLIYERQATNFAIQEWTTSTPVAFERLAAFITKHGTTFDTFSYTAPSDDNNLADLAAPEALKIQTTPYMMARIVDLPAFLKRYPFTTTDLAPLRLAITDPVLTQNQGIWTLSITAGTVTLNRVTPTLDGAAAVRLSIQRLTQALFGTRTLTQAWQHGQVTGDMAAIKRLDASLVTTKPALIDYF, encoded by the coding sequence ATGACTGAAAATTTACGGTTAACAACTGATGCGGACCGCGAAGCCTTTTATCAGTTATATCAATACGCTTTTAACAATCATGACAGTCCGCAACGCCGCCAATTCTTCATGGCACGTTACCAACATGGTTGGATTTACGGTCGCCATGAGCAGCAACAATTAGTGAGCGGCTTATATAGTCTGCCAATGCAAGTCAACTTTCACGGTGTCACCTATCCGATGCATGGGATTGGCGATGTGATGAGTGCCCCCGAGTATTCTGGCCGTGGTGGCGCTGGCAAATTATTAACGGCGGCGTTACATGACATGGCCGCGCAACAAGTGCCGTTGTCCTATCTGGCCCCGTTTTCGTATGGCTACTATCGCCAATTTGGTTATGAACAGACTTTTACTCATACCGAACAAGTGTTACCCGCCGCCAACTTGCCGCGGCTTAAACCCACGGATCTTTCAGGGACAATTACTCGGTATGGCAACGATGGTATTGCACGCATTAACGACTTTTATGCGGCCCAGCCGATTAATCAACGTGGTGGCTTGATTCGGTCAACCTGGTGGTGTCATTATCTCACCTTAAAGCACGACTGGTCCGTTGCGATTTATCGGAATGCCACCAATCAGATCGAAGGTTATCTCATCTACGAGCGCCAAGCGACCAACTTCGCCATTCAGGAATGGACGACCAGTACACCAGTCGCCTTTGAGCGGTTGGCGGCTTTCATCACCAAGCATGGGACAACATTTGATACCTTTAGTTATACGGCCCCTAGTGATGATAATAATTTGGCCGACTTAGCCGCACCTGAAGCCTTAAAAATCCAAACAACGCCCTATATGATGGCAAGAATTGTCGATTTGCCGGCCTTTTTAAAACGGTATCCCTTTACAACAACCGACTTAGCGCCACTTCGCTTGGCGATAACTGATCCAGTCTTAACCCAAAACCAAGGTATCTGGACGCTCAGCATCACCGCTGGAACCGTCACCTTGAATCGGGTGACACCAACGCTTGACGGTGCCGCTGCGGTGCGCTTATCTATTCAACGGCTAACCCAAGCACTCTTTGGCACCCGCACCTTAACTCAAGCTTGGCAGCACGGACAAGTTACCGGGGACATGGCGGCGATTAAACGCTTAGATGCCAGTTTGGTTACCACTAAGCCCGCCCTAATTGATTATTTCTAA
- a CDS encoding 6-phospho-beta-glucosidase codes for MTTTKSGLRSDFLWGGAVAAHQLEGGWQAGGKGVSMADVMTAGANGVPREITDGVLPGKNYPNHDGIDFYGHYQADIKLFAEMGFKCFRTSIAWTRIFPNGDEAEPNEAGLKFYDEMFETCLKYGIEPVITLAHFEMPYHLVEKYGGWRNRKVIDYFVHYAEVVFKRYRNKVKYWMTFNEINNQTTYTNQFLMATDSGLVLKPDDPKAEALMYQAAHYEVVASALAVKLGHQINPDFKIGNMINMTPIYPLTAKPGDIMQAEKAMQRRYWFADVQSWGYYPRNMEAFFKRTGFRPDITAEDRAVLADGTVDYIGFSYYNSNTVEAQADNPSYHFVGTEAVDNPYLQTSEWDWPIDPVGLRYALNWLQDRYNKPMMIVENGLGARDKVEADGAIHDPYRIDYLRAHINEMIKAVNEDGVDLIGYTPWGCIDLVSAGTGQMSKRYGFIYVDKDDEGQGTLARSKKDSFYWYQKVIQTNGADLK; via the coding sequence ATGACAACAACTAAAAGTGGCTTACGTTCAGATTTTCTATGGGGTGGTGCCGTTGCGGCCCATCAACTAGAAGGTGGCTGGCAGGCCGGTGGTAAAGGTGTTAGCATGGCGGATGTTATGACCGCTGGTGCGAATGGCGTGCCCCGTGAGATTACTGATGGGGTCTTACCAGGTAAGAACTATCCCAATCATGATGGCATTGATTTTTACGGCCATTATCAAGCAGATATTAAATTATTTGCCGAAATGGGTTTTAAATGTTTCCGGACGTCGATTGCTTGGACCCGGATTTTTCCCAATGGGGATGAAGCCGAACCAAATGAAGCGGGCTTAAAGTTTTATGATGAGATGTTTGAGACTTGTTTGAAGTATGGCATCGAACCAGTGATTACGTTGGCACATTTTGAAATGCCATATCATTTAGTTGAAAAGTATGGCGGTTGGCGTAATCGGAAAGTGATTGATTACTTTGTCCATTATGCGGAAGTTGTCTTCAAACGGTATCGCAATAAGGTTAAGTATTGGATGACTTTTAACGAAATCAATAACCAAACGACTTATACGAACCAATTCTTAATGGCAACTGATTCAGGGTTGGTGTTAAAACCAGATGATCCAAAGGCCGAGGCATTGATGTATCAAGCGGCGCATTATGAAGTCGTCGCCAGTGCCTTAGCAGTTAAGTTGGGGCATCAGATCAATCCCGACTTTAAGATTGGGAATATGATTAACATGACGCCAATCTACCCGTTAACCGCCAAACCAGGCGATATTATGCAAGCTGAAAAGGCCATGCAACGGCGGTATTGGTTTGCAGATGTGCAATCGTGGGGGTACTACCCACGTAACATGGAAGCCTTCTTCAAACGGACGGGGTTCCGGCCAGATATTACCGCTGAAGATCGGGCCGTTTTAGCGGACGGTACCGTGGACTATATTGGATTTAGTTATTACAATTCTAATACGGTTGAAGCGCAAGCTGATAATCCAAGTTACCACTTTGTGGGGACCGAAGCCGTTGACAATCCCTATTTACAGACGAGTGAATGGGATTGGCCAATTGACCCAGTGGGCTTACGATATGCCTTGAACTGGTTACAAGACCGGTATAACAAGCCGATGATGATTGTTGAAAATGGTTTAGGTGCGCGTGACAAGGTGGAAGCCGATGGGGCAATTCATGATCCCTATCGGATTGATTACTTGCGGGCACATATCAATGAAATGATCAAAGCAGTCAATGAAGATGGCGTCGACTTGATTGGTTATACGCCATGGGGCTGTATTGATTTGGTTTCTGCTGGGACCGGTCAAATGTCCAAACGTTATGGCTTTATCTATGTGGATAAAGATGACGAGGGGCAAGGGACACTAGCTCGATCTAAGAAAGATTCCTTCTACTGGTATCAGAAAGTAATTCAAACTAACGGTGCTGATTTGAAATAA
- a CDS encoding DUF871 domain-containing protein, giving the protein MSKLGVSVYPERSTFEKDAAYLDLAAKYGYQRVFTSLLEIKGNQDEVVANFKKVITYANQLGLQVMVDVNPGLFKQLGVSYDDLSFFHKLGAWGVRLDLGFTGQEEARMTHNEYGIKIEVNMSKGTHYVDTIMDYYPEKDNLLGSHNFYPQEYTGLGYDYFVATSKQYRQYGINTAAFVSSNDATYGPWPMQDGLCTLEQHRGLPIATQVQHLKMTGLIDDVLIGNAYASEAELKATADIFFSPYPLLHLTTPNDLSTAEKAVLFNQAQTYRGDCSDYVLRSSQTRVIYKDDAFPAKHTDDIHVGDVLIDNDQYGQYKGELQIALRDFKNTGRINVVGKLVAADHQILALLVPWMDFKLVAAK; this is encoded by the coding sequence ATGAGTAAACTTGGTGTGTCCGTCTATCCAGAACGGTCAACGTTTGAAAAAGATGCGGCTTATTTAGATTTAGCAGCAAAATACGGCTATCAACGGGTTTTCACGTCCCTACTTGAAATCAAAGGTAACCAAGATGAAGTCGTCGCTAACTTTAAAAAAGTCATCACTTATGCCAACCAGCTTGGCTTACAGGTGATGGTCGATGTGAATCCTGGGTTATTCAAACAACTCGGTGTTTCCTATGACGACCTCTCATTCTTCCACAAGTTGGGCGCTTGGGGCGTCCGCCTAGACCTCGGCTTTACCGGGCAAGAAGAAGCACGCATGACTCACAATGAATATGGCATCAAAATTGAAGTCAACATGTCCAAAGGGACCCATTACGTTGACACCATCATGGATTATTATCCTGAAAAAGATAACCTATTGGGATCACATAACTTCTATCCACAAGAATACACCGGCTTAGGTTACGACTATTTTGTCGCTACTTCAAAGCAATACCGGCAATACGGCATTAATACTGCCGCCTTCGTCTCATCTAATGACGCAACTTATGGTCCTTGGCCGATGCAAGATGGCCTTTGCACGTTAGAACAACATCGTGGGCTCCCCATTGCGACCCAAGTGCAACATCTTAAGATGACCGGCTTAATCGATGATGTCTTAATCGGGAATGCTTACGCCAGTGAAGCGGAATTAAAGGCGACCGCTGACATCTTCTTCAGCCCATATCCTTTATTACACCTCACAACGCCCAACGACTTGTCCACTGCTGAAAAAGCGGTGCTCTTTAATCAAGCGCAAACTTATCGTGGCGACTGTTCCGACTATGTTTTGCGGTCATCACAAACCCGGGTCATCTATAAAGATGATGCTTTCCCAGCCAAGCATACGGATGATATCCACGTTGGTGACGTCTTAATTGATAACGATCAATATGGTCAATACAAAGGTGAACTGCAAATTGCATTACGGGACTTTAAGAATACTGGGCGCATTAACGTCGTCGGTAAACTCGTCGCCGCCGATCACCAAATTCTAGCTTTATTAGTCCCATGGATGGACTTTAAGTTAGTCGCTGCGAAATAA